The stretch of DNA GTAGAATAAAGGCAATTGAAAATGCACGTTACCGAGGGAGCTCATGTTATGGGCTGAGAGTGTGCTATAAGCACTTACCTCTGAACCTGATCGGGATAATGCCCGCGTAGGAAAGGTAGTGAAAGCGTATTTTTGCGCACCCTTTTTTTGGCGGGGTGCGCTTTTATTTATTTTTATAGCTTTTCTGCAAATCAGGAAATAGTAGCGACGTGTATTTATCTATTGGAGAGGAGGCGATTTTATTTCTATTGTAGTAAACGGGGAAGAAATTCAGCTTACAAAGGGCAGTACAGTTGAACAACTGCTCGAACAAATGGGGCTGAAGGGCAGGCATCTGGTTATAGAACTGAATGAACAAATACTAACCCGGCAAGACTGGGAGACTGTGGCTTTACAGGACGGCGACCGGTTGGAAATTGTAACATTTGTAGGAGGAGGCTGAACTATGGATATTAATAATTGGGAGATTGGCGGCAAGAAACTAAGAAGCAGACTGATTGTTGGTACAGGAAAATATGCCGATCAGAGTATCTTACCGCAGGTGATGGAAGCGGCGCAGACTGATGCGGTGACCGTTGCCGTTAGAAGAATTAGTGCCGAAAACTTGCAGGAGAATATTATGGACTGTATTCCTAAGGACGCAGTTTTAATGCCGAACACTTCAGGGGCACGAAACG from Veillonellaceae bacterium encodes:
- the thiS gene encoding sulfur carrier protein ThiS, whose amino-acid sequence is MYWRGGDFISIVVNGEEIQLTKGSTVEQLLEQMGLKGRHLVIELNEQILTRQDWETVALQDGDRLEIVTFVGGG